In one Chelmon rostratus isolate fCheRos1 chromosome 7, fCheRos1.pri, whole genome shotgun sequence genomic region, the following are encoded:
- the ulk2 gene encoding serine/threonine-protein kinase ULK2, translated as METVGDFEYSRKDLVGHGAFAVVFKGRHRKKTDWEVAIKSINKKNLSKSQILLGKEIKILKELQHENIVALYDVQETPNFVFLVMEYCNGGDLADYLQAKGTLREDTLRVFLQQIAAAMRILNSKGIIHRDLKPQNILLSYVGRKKSNISGIRIKIADFGFARYLQSNMMAATLCGSPMYMAPEVIMSQNYDAKADLWSIGTVIYQCLVGKPPFQANSPQDLRMFYEKNKNLQPIIPRETSPQLSDLLLGLLQRNQKDRMDFDTFFSHPFLEPSSTIKKSCPVPVPSTSNAVTDSSCGSSPCIRYNSPPSLPDMQTLAEDGLSSPPLGPPNFLQLSKESAGSTSSKNSSCDTDDFVLVPHISTDSYDQPMGVGRRPSSEFLMCGGQPQPTSGQLPMVSPRAETTPIPVPTQIRNYQRIKQNLSSSPTTTLYSSPRSGTVRRSNTSPMGFPKVGSSSPSSADVPQTVGRRLSTGSSRPYSPSPLVGTIPEQLGHCCCHLQSHEPRSRSSSGGSPVPSSQLLGARLQSAPTLTEVYQTRQKLHKQLSDPVQPSSSSCSHSPQLGRPANLGSSPTKLLGTSPRTSDWLQKSPLPTIIGSPTKTISAPFKIPKTQASCNLMALADSPVPTKTLADARDICAHHYSPYLTGRPAAPEASRTFGRSVSTGRLSEQPIRITLGGQAYQGSTDSLNTERPMDTAPPGPSGLAQCGSASPRTVLFTVGSPPNSSTPPTCSHLGTRPRTTSVGSNSSAGSLCSTSGRVYVGSPPAMAMGSSPPGGFVGGQIVPHPEGAPSSLRYVPYGTSPPSLEGFITFEAPELPEETLMEREHTDTLMHLRMMLSFTDCVLEMAAVRAGGTELGVSAASLYPPQDSVVVDQISQLSKEWGQVEQLVLYMKAAQLLASSLHLAKAQIKSAKLNPSTAVKQVVKNLNERYKSCISLCRRLTDKLNHFFSDKQRFVDEINSVTAEKLIYNHAVEMVQSAALDEMFKQTEDIAYRYSKAAMLLDGLSKILQDPTDIDNVVKYKASVDRRISALCYCTVTLYE; from the exons ATGGAGACTGTGGGAGATTTTGAGTACAGCAGAAAAGACCTGGTTGGACATGGAGCCTTTGCTGTGGTGTTCAAAGGAAGGCACAGGAAG AAGACAGATTGGGAGGTGGCTATCAAGAGCATTAATAAGAAGAACCTGTCCAAGTCCCAGATCCTTCTTGGCAAAGAAATCAAAATCCTGAAG gagctgcagcatgaaaacattgTGGCGCTTTACGATGTTCag GAAACACCCAACTTTGTTTTCCTGGTCATGGAG TACTGTAATGGAGGTGATCTTGCCGACTATCTGCAAG CTAAGGGGACGCTGAGAGAAGACACACTGAGAGTTTTCCTGCAGCAAATTGCTGCGGCCATGCGCATCCTCAACAGCAAAGGAATCATCCACCGTGACCTGAAACCCCAGAACATCCTGCTGTCGTATGTGGGTCGCAAGAAGTCCAACATCAGTGGCATCCGCATCAAAATAG CTGACTTTGGCTTTGCACGGTACCTCCAGAGCAACATGATGGCAGCCACACTATGTGGGTCACCTATGTACATG GCCCCAGAGGTCATCATGTCGCAGAACTACGATGCCAAGGCTGACCTGTGGAGCATAGGGACAGTCATCTACCAATGTCTGGTCGGCAAGCCACCATTCCAG GCCAATAGTCCCCAAGACCTGAGGATGTTCTATGAGAAGAACAAGAATCTACAACCTAT CATCCCGAGGGAGACTTCCCCACAACTCAGCGATCTTTTGCttgggctgctgcagagaaatcaGAAAGACAGGATGGACTTTG ACACGTTTTTCAGCCACCCTTTCCTGGAGCCGTCATCCACCATTAAAAAAT CATGTCCAGTGCCGGTCCCCAGCACCTCCAATGCAGTGACGGACAGCTCCTGTGGCAGCTCCCCATGCATCCGCTACAACTCCCCTCCT tCTCTCCCGGACATGCAGACGCTAGCAGAAGATGGTCTGTCATCCCCTCCGCTCGGTCCGCCCAACTTCCTGCAGCTGTCCAAAGAGTCTGCAGGAAGCACCAGCAGTAAGAACTCGTCCTGTGATACTGACGACTTTGTCCTGGTGCCTCACATCTCCACTGACAGCT ATGACCAGCCAATGGGAGTGGGCCGCCGGCCATCCAGCGAGTTCCTCATGTGTGGAGG GCAGCCGCAGCCCACATCGGGACAGCTCCCCATGGTGTCCCCTCGAGCTGAGACCACCCCCATCCCTGTTCCCACCCAGATCCGAAACTACCAGCGCATCAAACAGAACCTCTCCAGCAGCCCGACGACCACGCTGTACAGCTCCCCTAG GTCTGGCACAGTGAGGCGCTCCAACACTAGTCCTATGGGGTTTCCCAAGGTGGGATCGAGCTCTCCTAGCTCTGCAGACGTCCCTCAGACAGTAGGCAGGCGTCTCTCCACTGGCAGCTCTCGGCCCTACTCCCCCTCACCTCTCG tgggCACCATCCCTGAGCAGCTaggtcactgctgctgtcatctgCAGAGCCATGAGCCTCGCAGTCGCAGCTCCTCAGGAG GTTCCCCCGTCCCATCCTCTCAGCTCCTGGGGGCTCGGCTGCAAAGCGCCCCCACCCTGACAGAGGTTTACCAGACTAGGCAGAAACTTCACAAGCAGTTATCAGACCCTGTTCAgccatcctcctcttcctgtaGCCACTCCCCTCAGCTTGGCCGACCGGCCAACCTGGGCTCCTCCCCAACCAAGCTCCTGGGCACTTCCCCCCGCACGTCCGACTGGCTGCAGAAGTCCCCGCTGCCCACCATCATTGGCTCCCCAACTAAG acCATTTCAGCACCATTCAAGATCCCCAAAACGCAGGCATCCTGTAACTTGATGGCACTGGCTGATAGCCCCGTGCCCACCAAGACGCTGGCAGATGCCCGGGATATCTGTGCTCACCACTACAGCCCGTACCTCACCGGACGCCCAGCTGCCCCTGAGGCCAGCAGGACCTTTGGCAG ATCAGTTAGTACGGGTCGTCTGTCcgagcagccaatcagaatcacTCTGGGTGGACAGGCATATCAGGGCAGCACTGACAGTTTGAACACAGAGCGACCCATGGATACAG CCCCTCCAGGTCCCAGCGGGCTGGCTCAGTGTGGGTCAGCGAGTCCCCGTACTGTCCTTTTCACTGTGGGTTCGCCGCCCAACAGCAGCACTCCTCCTACCTGCAGCCATCTGGGCACACGACCACGCACCACCTCAG TGGGCTCCAACAGTTCGGCCGGCTCCCTGTGTTCCACCAGTGGTCGGGTCTATGTTGGATCTCCTCCAGCCATGGCCATGGGCTCCTCCCCTCCAGGAGGTTTTGTGGGTGGGCAGATTGTCCCCCACCCTGAGGGGGCACCCAGCAGCTTGCGCTACGTCCCCTATGGGACCTCCCCTCCCAGCTTGGAGGGATTCATCACATTTGAAGCCCCTGAGCTGCCTGAGGAGACCCTCATGGAG CGTGAGCATACAGACACCTTAATGCACCTACGGATGATGCTTTCATTCACCGACTGTGTCCTGGAGATGGCGGCGGTTCGAGCTGGAGGGACGGAGCTTGGCGTGTCGGCGGCCTCCCTCTACCCTCCCCAGGACAGTGTGGTTGTGGACCAGATCAGCCAGCTCAGCAAAGAGTGGGG GCAGGTGGAGCAGTTGGTGCTCTACATGAAGGCGGCTCAGCTCCTggcttcctccctccatctggCCAAGGCTCAGATTAAATCAGCCAAACTCAATCCTTCCACTGCCGTCAAACAGG TGGTGAAGAATCTGAATGAACGTTACAAAAGCTGCATCTCCCTCTGCCGGCGGTTGACTGACAAACTCAACCACTTCTTCTCTGACAAGCAGCGCTTTGTGGACGAGATCAACAGCGTCACTGCGGAGAAGCTCATCTACAATCATGCTGTGGAGATG gttcAGTCAGCAGCTCTGGATGAGATGTTCAAGCAGACAGAAGATATAGCCTACCGCTACAGCAAGGCCGCAATGCTGCTGGACGGCCTGTCCAAGATCCTGCAGGACCCCACTGACATTGACAACGTGGTCAAGT ATAAGGCCAGCGTGGACCGCAGGATCTCAGCCCTCTGCTACTGCACTGTCACACTGTATGAGTAG